From Eretmochelys imbricata isolate rEreImb1 chromosome 17, rEreImb1.hap1, whole genome shotgun sequence, a single genomic window includes:
- the AKAP1 gene encoding A-kinase anchor protein 1, mitochondrial codes for MALRFRTFFPYALPGVLALIGWWWFFSRKKERTSNRDWQALAGVEDQRIGPPIKEPLSREAVNATKELPVPSEEDCPENETLTSQLSVGLMTPSLACDAQQRLDSSRDHPATTITTVALGTFEDDSEKLERAASRDETGSLAQVSPRSAPKSVECCDNAVLVTKQESAFSGTPDQQPLACSGVVSVEESLGKIGESGKADMTHDSLENPSKEIQCPVATSSNTGCLLALGSEPEDSATAQSAIIDEDDVKEVEDTVPWKRESVVGKLLNNCVESAGSDLSGEEEVSEMTVSTVPKCHGREEKCYRDMQSKGDGLERERIGGVSLDKDEVEKIEQAAIQIISKVILAATEEVLSSSVSDVSSRICQVAVSRVDRPLERVSISSDEMLAVESSRGNEAVTTENVATIPVPLSEEKLHRYMSYSSCLKYGRLSNPVQVDPKDHRPKKPVHSETQGDNRTLVTNNGESLEESHAVTEDSGCSACTSEDGTNVEDPLQSTSLSLLSGQHSDLLSMSVIQDTSAEQYVAQSEKPQTPILGEDKVPYSNGVLKGDGADLRHEKHWTAETDADHSGGSDVNSMDSVDSGCALGKAESCQNSKPGVESNKSELTIWEIEVPKHLVGRLIGKQGRYVSFLKQTSGAKIYISTLPYTQDVQICHIEGSQHHVDKALSLIGKKFKELSLTNIYAPPAPSLMLHSLPMTSWLMLPDGVTVEVIVVNQIDAGHMFVQQHTHPTFHVLRSLDQQMYVCYSQPGIPTLPTPVEVGVICAAPGLDGAWWRAQVVDYFKDNNEVEIRYVDYGGYERVKIDTLRQIRSDFVTLPFQGAEVLLDNVVPLSDEDHFSSEADSSVSEMTRGTPLLAQVTNYDSATGLPLIQLWSMMGDEVVSINRALVERGFAQWIDSY; via the exons ATGGCTTTACGCTTCCGCACTTTCTTCCCGTACGCCTTACCTGGAGTGCTGGCACTTATtggttggtggtggtttttttctcGTAAAAAGGAGCGTACAAGCAATCGCGACTGGCAAGCATTAGCTGGCGTGGAAGATCAGAGGATTGGACCTCCCATAAAGGAACCTCTGTCCAGAGAAGCAGTAAATGCTACTAAAGAACTGCCTGTGCCCTCTGAAGAGGACTGCCCAGAGAATGAAACCTTAACTTCCCAGCTGTCTGTAGGGTTAATGACACCCTCTCTGGCATGTGACGCTCAACAGAGATTAGATTCCTCCAGGGACCATCCTGCCACCACAATAACGACCGTCGCATTGGGCACGTTTGAGGACGAcagtgaaaaactggaaagagcaGCGTCTCGCGATGAAACCGGGTCCCTTGCACAAGTGTCTCCCCGTTCAGCCCCGAAGAGTGTAGAGTGCTGTGACAATGCTGTGCTTGTTACCAAGCAGGAGTCAGCTTTCagtggaaccccagaccagcagccaTTGGCGTGTTCCGGGGTAGTGTCAGTAGAAGAGTCTTTGGGAAAGATTGGGGAAAGTGGTAAAGCAGATATGACACACGATTCATTGGAGAATCCATCGAAGGAAATCCAGTGCCCAGTGGCTACATCCTCAAACACTGGCTGCCTGCTGGCCCTTGGCTCTGAACCAGAGGATTCAGCCACTGCCCAGTCTGCCATTATAGATGAAGATGATGTTAAGGAAGTTGAGGACACTGTCCCTTGGAAGAGAGAGTCTGTAGTTGGGAAGCTACTGAATAATTGTGTAGAGTCTGCTGGGTCGGACCTGTCCGGGGAAGAGGAGGTGTCTGAGATGACCGTCAGTACTGTGCCTAAATGTCATGGAAGGGAAGAGAAGTGCTACAGGGATATGCAGTCAAAAGGAGATGgtttggaaagagagagaattggAGGAGTGAGTTTGGACAAAGATGAAGTTGAGAAAATTGAGCAAGCAGCCATACAGATTATTTCCAAAGTCATCTTGGCAGCTACTGAGGAAGTGCTGTCTAGTTCAGTAAGTGATGTGTCCAGTAGGATCTGTCAAGTTGCGGTCAGCCGGGTTGATAGACCGCTGGAGAGAGTGAGCATTTCATCCGATGAGATGCTTGCAGTGGAATCTAGCAGGGGGAATGAAGCAGTTACCACAGAGAATGTTGCAACAATACCTGTTCCCCTATCGGAAGAGAAACTCCATCGTTACATGTCGTATTCCAGCTGTTTGAAATACGGGCGCTTATCTAACCCAGTGCAGGTGGACCCAAAAGACCATCGGCCAAAGAAACCTGTGCACAGTGAAACCCAAGGAGATAACCGGACTTTGGTTACGAACAATGGAGAATCGTTGGAAGAATCGCATGCGGTAACGGAGGATTCTGGGTGCAGCGCATGTACGTCTGAAGATGGGACGAATGTCGAGGATCCCTTGCAAAGCACGTCACTGTCTCTCCTATCAGGCCAGCATTCAGACTTGCTGAGCATGTCTGTGATCCAGGACACTTCTGCAGAGCAGTACGTGGCACAGAGTGAGAAACCTCAGACCCCTATATTAGGGGAAGACAAAGTGCCATACAGCAATGGGGTGCTGAAAGGGGATGGTGCAGATCTGAGACACGAGAAGCACTGGACAGCGGAGACAGATGCAGATCACTCGGGAG gttcAGATGTAAATAGCATGGATTCTGTGGACAGCGGCTGTGCCCTTGGGAAGGCGGAGAGTTGCCAGAACTCCAAGCCAGGAGTAGAATCCAATAAGTCTGAGCTCACTATCTGGGAGATAGAGGTGCCAAAG CACTTGGTTGGTCGGCTGATTGGCAAGCAGGGGAGGTATGTGAGTTTTCTGAAGCAAACTTCTGGTGCCAAAATTTATATTTCAACGCTACCTTACACCCAAGATGTCCAGATTTGTCACATAGAAG GCTCTCAGCATCATGTGGACAAAGCGCTGAGTCTGATTGGTAAGAAGTTCAAGGAACTGAGCCTCACCAACATTtacgctcctccagccccatcacTGATGCTGCATTCCCTCCCTATGACTTCCTGG CTCATGCTACCGGATGGAGTCACCGTAGAAGTAATTGTTGTTAACCAAATCGACGCAGGAcacatgtttgtacagcagcacACGCACCCCACGTTCCACGTGCTGCGCAGTCTGGACCAGCAGATGTATGTCTGCTATTCTCAGCCTGGAATTCCAACTCTGCCAACTCCAGTAGAAG TCGGTGTGATCTGTGCTGCTCCAGGCTTGGATGGCGCTTGGTGGCGGGCTCAGGTTGTCGACTACTTCAAAGATAACAATGAAGTGGAGATCAGATATGTGGACTACGGAGGATACGAGAGAGTTAAAATCGACACACTCAGGCAAATCAG gtctgattttgtaacacTACCCTTCCAAGGAGCAGAAGTTTTATTAGACAATGTGGTGCCGCTTTCAG ATGAGGATCACTTTTCATCAGAAGCGGACTCATCCGTTAGTGAAATGACCAGAGGTACACCTCTGCTTGCACAG GTCACAAACTATGACAGTGCAACGGGCCTGCCTCTTATCCAGCTGTGGAGTATGATGGGAGATG